A single window of Gammaproteobacteria bacterium DNA harbors:
- a CDS encoding polysaccharide deacetylase family protein has protein sequence MPLEPGKAMAVVLHDVAPQTWPLYEPFIAALDALGPPPLTLLVVPDYHHRGALSAHPRFRAAIEARIARGDEVALHGYFHSDDAPLRPNPLDLFRRRLYTHEGEFAALDADAARDRLERGHALFVRLGWPVSGFVAPAWLLNRAARAALAGLPFLYTSTPAELIRLPEWRPLAAPSLVWSARSAWRRRISRYWNERRLRLSADRDLIRLGLHPVDMRHGEVRAFWLRVIRELLPARRALTKIEWLRRAA, from the coding sequence ATGCCTCTTGAGCCCGGCAAGGCGATGGCCGTCGTGCTGCACGACGTCGCGCCACAAACCTGGCCACTGTATGAACCCTTCATCGCCGCGCTCGATGCGCTCGGACCGCCCCCGCTCACGCTGCTGGTGGTGCCGGACTATCATCATCGCGGCGCGCTGAGCGCCCATCCCCGCTTCCGTGCCGCAATCGAGGCGCGCATTGCGCGCGGCGACGAGGTGGCCTTGCACGGATATTTTCACAGCGACGATGCGCCGCTGCGTCCGAATCCCCTCGACCTGTTCCGCCGCCGGCTCTACACCCACGAGGGCGAATTCGCCGCGCTCGATGCGGATGCGGCGCGTGACCGTCTCGAACGCGGCCACGCGCTGTTCGTGCGCCTGGGCTGGCCGGTGAGCGGATTCGTCGCGCCGGCCTGGCTGTTGAATCGCGCGGCGCGCGCCGCCCTCGCCGGCCTTCCGTTTCTGTACACCAGCACTCCCGCCGAACTGATCCGGCTGCCGGAGTGGCGGCCGCTCGCCGCGCCGTCGCTGGTCTGGTCCGCGCGCAGCGCATGGCGCCGGCGCATCTCGCGTTACTGGAACGAACGCCGGCTGCGCCTGAGCGCGGACCGGGACCTGATCCGGCTCGGCCTGCATCCGGTCGACATGCGCCACGGTGAGGTGCGTGCCTTCTGGCTGCGCGTCATCCGCGAGCTGCTGCCAGCGCGACGTGCGCTCACCAAGATCGAGTGGCTGCGGCGCGCGGCATGA
- a CDS encoding class I SAM-dependent methyltransferase yields the protein MTARFLCTASGLFAALSFLATTAAFAEDAALKTVLAGDHRSEANMARDQYRHPLETLEFFGIRDDMTVVEIFPGGGWYTEILAPYLKDKGTYYAAGLDPESSQDFARRATKAFKDKMDAEPDLYGKVKITVLAPPDKTEIAPPGSADMVLTFRNIHNWMAAGTAEQVFAAMFAALKPGGVLGVVEHRGNPETAQDPKARSGYVNQDYAIQLAEKAGFKFIGSSEINANPKDTKDHPKGVWTLPPTFALKDMDRDKYLAIGESDRFTLKFVKP from the coding sequence ATGACTGCAAGATTCCTGTGTACCGCGTCCGGGCTCTTTGCCGCGCTGTCATTTCTGGCCACCACAGCGGCCTTCGCCGAGGACGCGGCGTTGAAGACCGTGCTGGCCGGGGATCATCGTTCGGAGGCGAACATGGCGCGCGATCAATACCGCCATCCGCTCGAGACGCTGGAATTCTTTGGCATCCGGGATGACATGACCGTGGTCGAGATCTTTCCCGGCGGCGGCTGGTACACCGAGATCCTCGCGCCATATCTGAAGGACAAGGGCACCTATTACGCGGCCGGACTCGATCCCGAATCGAGCCAGGATTTCGCCCGCCGCGCGACGAAGGCCTTCAAGGACAAGATGGATGCCGAGCCAGACCTCTACGGCAAGGTGAAGATCACGGTGCTCGCGCCGCCCGACAAGACCGAGATCGCGCCGCCCGGGTCGGCGGACATGGTGCTGACCTTCCGCAACATCCACAACTGGATGGCCGCCGGCACCGCGGAGCAGGTCTTCGCCGCCATGTTCGCGGCGCTCAAGCCCGGCGGCGTGCTCGGCGTCGTGGAGCATCGCGGCAATCCGGAAACTGCGCAGGACCCGAAGGCCCGCTCCGGCTACGTCAACCAGGACTATGCGATCCAGCTCGCGGAAAAGGCCGGATTCAAATTCATCGGCAGCAGTGAGATCAATGCCAACCCGAAGGACACCAAAGATCACCCGAAAGGCGTCTGGACCCTGCCGCCGACCTTCGCGCTGAAGGACATGGACCGTGACAAGTATCTCGCCATCGGGGAGAGCGATCGCTTCACGCTGAAGTTCGTCAAACCATAG
- a CDS encoding methyltransferase domain-containing protein yields the protein MSHKGNQPDWDKIAEKFDIFLPQIAPVGEALLQALAVAPGDRVLDLASGTGEPALTLARRQPHAVITGIDAAEGMVRVAQKKVAAERLPNIGFQSMPAEHLAFADASFDKVLCRFGVMLFEDPLRGCREIHRVLKPGGAFAFAVWSTPETMTTMNWAARAFRDRVPEEHQPPLKKVTSLGGPGVLDDLLKSAGFTHFSVTSHRFDYQYESFEAYWSAMEASEILRQQFNAMPVAEQDGVRDEIARFARDFQTDHGLVIPHEYLLAAGRK from the coding sequence ATGAGTCATAAAGGCAACCAGCCCGACTGGGACAAGATCGCGGAGAAGTTCGATATCTTCCTGCCGCAGATTGCGCCGGTGGGGGAGGCGCTGCTGCAGGCGCTGGCCGTGGCGCCGGGCGACAGGGTGCTCGATCTCGCCTCCGGCACCGGAGAGCCGGCGCTGACGCTGGCCCGGCGCCAGCCGCACGCCGTCATCACCGGCATCGACGCCGCCGAGGGCATGGTGCGGGTCGCGCAGAAGAAGGTCGCCGCGGAACGCCTGCCGAACATCGGTTTCCAGTCCATGCCGGCCGAGCACCTCGCCTTCGCCGACGCCAGTTTCGACAAGGTCCTGTGCCGCTTCGGCGTCATGCTGTTCGAAGACCCGCTCAGGGGTTGCCGTGAGATCCATCGCGTGCTCAAGCCCGGCGGCGCCTTCGCCTTCGCCGTCTGGAGCACACCCGAAACCATGACCACCATGAACTGGGCCGCGCGCGCGTTCAGGGACCGCGTGCCCGAGGAACACCAGCCGCCCCTCAAAAAGGTCACTTCGCTGGGTGGTCCCGGGGTGCTCGACGACTTGCTGAAAAGCGCCGGTTTTACCCACTTCAGCGTCACGTCGCACCGCTTCGATTACCAGTACGAATCCTTCGAGGCCTACTGGAGCGCCATGGAGGCCTCCGAGATCCTCCGGCAGCAGTTCAATGCCATGCCGGTCGCCGAGCAGGACGGTGTCCGCGACGAGATCGCCCGTTTCGCGCGCGATTTTCAGACCGACCACGGCCTGGTCATCCCGCACGAGTACCTGCTGGCGGCCGGGCGCAAATAA
- a CDS encoding glycosyltransferase, with translation MNKTQAIAAAALMTLLSYLLWAGLNRPQEVAAWPGHIQGFAFSPVRAGQNPNAKLYPSPEEIDRDLAMLAGRVGAVRTYSVEGSFAEIPALAQRHGVAVTLGVWLSDDLVRNEAELARAIDLVHTHKNIARLIVGNEVLLRGELSEAELASYLDRARKAVKIPVSTADIWSTWLRHPGLARHVDFIAAHVLPYWEGIEVDRAVDYVVQRHRQLVAEFPRLPIVLGEVGWPSKGRTRHGAVASAANEAIFLRGFLARAQKEGFTYYLMEAFDQPWKRAFEGDVGAYWGVYDVERQPKFPFQGPIVPLPHWPLLAGIAAALGFAALLLLSIDGRALRRSGFIFLGGVAFSAATALVWIADVYADQYWTPLSVGVGVLFALALCAILAVLFAEAHEWAETLWVPERRRGLRPVPADAPLPKVSIHVATYNEPPAMVIETLNALAHLDYPDYEVLLIDNNTRDPALWQPVETHCAQLGPRFRFFHVDRLSGFKAGALNFALRHTAPDAGIVAVVDSDYTVEPTWLRDLVPQFAHEKTAIVQAPQDYRDAGQNPFKAMCYREYQGFFRIGMVTRNDRNAIIQHGTMTLIRRSALEATGAWGEWCITEDAELGLRLFEHGLEAVYTPRSYGKGFTPDTFIDYKKQRYRWVYGAMQILRRNARALFTVGTGQLSAGQRYHFLAGWLPWLADGVNFFFTLGALTWAAALLYDPIRVDPPMVIFGLPPLALFAFKLGKLLHLYRRAIGAGWRETLGAALAGLGLSHAIAKAVILGAVTRNQPFICTPKMKNASPLSRALLSVPEELTLMCLLWGFAAAILYVDVSGSVELRLFAGVMLVQSLPYIAAIVMAFISALPQARLLRAATPSIVPAPAEGR, from the coding sequence ATGAACAAGACCCAGGCAATCGCCGCTGCGGCATTGATGACCCTGTTGAGTTACCTGCTGTGGGCCGGTCTGAATCGGCCGCAGGAAGTCGCGGCCTGGCCCGGCCATATCCAGGGCTTCGCGTTTTCGCCGGTGCGCGCGGGTCAGAATCCGAACGCAAAGCTCTACCCGTCGCCGGAAGAGATCGATCGTGACCTCGCCATGCTTGCCGGACGGGTGGGGGCGGTGCGCACCTATTCGGTCGAAGGCAGCTTCGCCGAAATCCCCGCGCTCGCCCAGCGCCACGGCGTGGCGGTCACGCTCGGCGTGTGGCTGAGCGACGACCTCGTGCGCAACGAGGCCGAACTTGCGCGCGCGATTGACCTGGTGCATACACACAAGAACATTGCGCGCCTCATCGTCGGCAACGAGGTGCTGCTGCGCGGCGAATTGAGCGAGGCCGAACTGGCGTCCTATCTCGACCGTGCACGCAAGGCGGTGAAGATTCCGGTCAGCACGGCGGACATCTGGAGCACCTGGCTGCGTCACCCGGGACTGGCGCGGCACGTCGACTTCATCGCCGCGCACGTGTTGCCGTACTGGGAAGGGATCGAGGTCGACCGGGCGGTCGATTACGTGGTACAGCGTCACCGGCAGCTCGTCGCCGAGTTTCCGCGCCTGCCCATCGTCCTTGGCGAGGTCGGCTGGCCCAGCAAGGGCCGCACCCGTCACGGCGCGGTCGCATCGGCGGCGAATGAGGCGATCTTCCTGCGCGGATTCCTCGCCCGCGCGCAGAAAGAAGGATTTACCTACTACCTGATGGAGGCCTTCGATCAGCCGTGGAAGCGCGCGTTCGAAGGCGACGTCGGCGCCTACTGGGGCGTGTACGATGTCGAGCGTCAGCCGAAATTCCCCTTCCAGGGACCGATCGTCCCGCTTCCGCACTGGCCGCTGCTGGCCGGCATTGCCGCGGCGCTGGGCTTCGCCGCATTGCTGCTGCTATCTATCGATGGCCGCGCCCTGCGCCGCAGCGGCTTCATCTTCCTCGGCGGTGTCGCGTTCAGCGCCGCCACCGCGCTGGTGTGGATCGCCGATGTCTATGCCGACCAGTACTGGACGCCGCTCAGCGTCGGCGTCGGCGTGCTGTTCGCGCTCGCGCTGTGCGCCATCCTCGCCGTGCTGTTCGCCGAGGCGCACGAATGGGCCGAGACGCTGTGGGTGCCCGAGCGGCGGCGCGGTCTGAGGCCCGTGCCGGCCGATGCGCCGCTGCCCAAGGTGTCGATCCACGTCGCCACCTACAACGAGCCGCCCGCGATGGTCATCGAGACGCTCAACGCACTGGCGCACCTCGACTACCCGGACTACGAGGTACTGCTGATCGACAACAACACGCGCGATCCCGCGCTGTGGCAGCCGGTCGAGACGCACTGCGCGCAGCTCGGTCCGCGCTTCCGTTTCTTCCACGTCGACAGGCTGAGCGGATTCAAGGCCGGTGCGCTCAATTTCGCCCTGCGTCATACCGCGCCGGACGCCGGGATCGTCGCCGTGGTCGACAGCGATTACACCGTCGAACCCACCTGGCTGCGCGACCTGGTGCCGCAGTTCGCGCACGAGAAGACCGCCATCGTGCAGGCCCCGCAGGATTACCGCGACGCGGGTCAGAACCCGTTCAAGGCCATGTGCTATCGGGAGTATCAGGGCTTCTTCCGTATCGGCATGGTCACGCGCAACGACCGCAACGCCATCATCCAGCACGGCACCATGACGCTGATCCGCCGTTCCGCACTGGAGGCGACGGGCGCCTGGGGCGAGTGGTGCATCACCGAGGACGCCGAGCTCGGCCTGCGCCTGTTCGAGCACGGGCTCGAGGCCGTGTACACCCCGCGCAGCTACGGCAAGGGATTCACCCCGGACACGTTCATCGACTACAAGAAGCAGCGCTATCGCTGGGTGTACGGCGCGATGCAGATCCTGCGCCGCAACGCGCGCGCGCTCTTCACCGTCGGCACGGGCCAGCTCAGCGCCGGCCAGCGCTATCATTTCCTCGCCGGCTGGCTGCCCTGGCTCGCCGACGGCGTGAACTTCTTCTTCACGCTGGGCGCGCTGACCTGGGCGGCGGCGCTGCTGTACGATCCGATTCGCGTCGATCCGCCGATGGTGATCTTCGGGTTGCCGCCGCTCGCCTTGTTCGCCTTCAAGCTCGGCAAGCTGCTGCACCTGTACCGCCGCGCCATCGGCGCCGGCTGGCGTGAGACCCTGGGCGCCGCGCTCGCCGGGCTCGGTCTCTCGCACGCCATCGCCAAGGCCGTGATCCTCGGCGCCGTCACGCGCAACCAGCCTTTCATCTGTACGCCCAAGATGAAAAATGCCTCGCCGCTTTCGCGCGCGCTGCTGTCGGTCCCGGAGGAGCTCACGCTGATGTGCCTGCTGTGGGGCTTCGCCGCCGCCATCCTGTACGTCGACGTCTCGGGCAGCGTGGAGCTGAGGCTGTTCGCCGGTGTCATGCTGGTACAGTCGCTGCCCTACATCGCCGCCATCGTGATGGCCTTTATCAGCGCACTGCCGCAGGCCCGCCTGCTGCGCGCCGCTACACCCTCCATCGTCCCCGCCCCCGCCGAAGGCCGCTGA
- a CDS encoding flippase-like domain-containing protein, whose translation MKTRALLIVGSILAGLAVAYGFGGPAAFARIAQLPAWPFAAGLAMIALGWLANAERLRLLVGGLGPRLTRREAIPLVMATEFSYAATPAGAGGPLTVIYLLTRHGLPAARAAALCTVDQLLDLVFFLSLLPLLAALLLGGYAPVQLQHQLLLLALMLAGGLGLAALALWKYRRVLLFTGRLLRVLRIRRARRVRLARAFMRFRTGIRLILALPRRRLLAVYALCAAHWLLRYSVLFVLVKGAGAEVAWSTLVLIQMLALTAGQLSLLPGGSGTVELAFGALMSRWLDPATAVAVMLEWRFVLYYWYLLAGAPFFATQILRRRKQSTLNLSRTA comes from the coding sequence ATGAAGACGCGCGCGCTGCTGATCGTCGGCTCCATCCTCGCCGGACTGGCGGTTGCGTACGGCTTCGGCGGCCCCGCGGCCTTCGCGCGCATCGCCCAACTGCCGGCATGGCCGTTCGCGGCGGGACTCGCGATGATCGCGCTGGGCTGGCTCGCGAACGCCGAACGGCTGCGCCTGCTGGTGGGCGGCCTCGGTCCACGCCTGACACGGCGCGAGGCCATTCCGCTGGTGATGGCGACCGAGTTTTCCTACGCGGCGACGCCGGCCGGCGCCGGCGGTCCGCTGACCGTGATCTACCTGCTGACCCGGCACGGCCTGCCCGCCGCCCGCGCGGCGGCGCTGTGCACGGTCGACCAGTTGCTCGACCTGGTGTTCTTTCTTTCCCTACTGCCGCTGCTCGCCGCGCTGCTGCTCGGGGGCTACGCGCCGGTCCAGTTGCAACACCAACTGCTGCTGCTCGCGCTGATGCTGGCCGGCGGACTGGGCCTGGCTGCCCTGGCACTGTGGAAATATCGCCGCGTCCTGTTGTTCACCGGCCGGCTGCTGCGTGTACTGCGAATCCGGCGCGCGCGCCGCGTGCGTCTGGCACGTGCCTTCATGCGCTTCCGGACTGGCATCCGCCTGATCCTCGCCCTGCCGCGGCGGCGACTGCTGGCGGTGTACGCCCTCTGCGCGGCGCACTGGCTGCTGCGTTACAGCGTGCTGTTCGTGCTGGTCAAGGGCGCCGGGGCCGAGGTCGCCTGGTCAACGCTGGTGCTGATACAGATGCTCGCGCTGACCGCCGGCCAGCTCAGCCTGCTACCGGGCGGCAGCGGCACGGTGGAACTCGCCTTCGGCGCGCTGATGTCGCGCTGGTTGGATCCCGCCACTGCCGTCGCGGTCATGCTCGAATGGCGGTTCGTGCTGTATTACTGGTACCTGCTCGCCGGGGCGCCGTTCTTCGCCACGCAGATCCTGCGCCGGCGGAAACAATCGACACTCAATCTCTCACGAACCGCCTGA
- the pap gene encoding polyphosphate:AMP phosphotransferase, which yields MFEAVELGQKVSKDEFKAREPELWTALLAAQRALREAGVATLVIVAGVEGGGKGEAVQRLHKWFDTRGVRTHAFWDATDEERERPPAWRFWQRLPARGAIAVMFGGWYWDPLYRRTRSGDGDAELDREAARIVELERMLSLDGMLIVKLWFHLPRQDHARHLKKRREVQRHIEGVAVEGDTDKEYDAFLRAAERMIRHTDTGACPWWLIDAEDPHYRDLRAGGILRALMEARLARPAAAAPAPSPAAARGKQATVLERVDLTAGLSDKAYKHEMKHCRERLARLAWRAYDARRSCVLVFEGWDAAGKGGAIQRLTAAVDPRLYQVIPIAAPTDEERAHHYLWRFWRHIPRAGYMTLYDRSWYGRVLVERVEGFASESEWARAYEEINNFEEHLLRHGITLLKFWLHISAEEQLRRFEERGRLPWKQHKLGEEDWRNRDKRAAYLAAVDDMVAHTGTADAPWHLVPAEDKHYARVEILNTVCARLEQALES from the coding sequence ATGTTTGAGGCCGTCGAACTCGGGCAGAAAGTCTCCAAGGATGAATTCAAGGCCCGCGAACCCGAGCTGTGGACCGCGCTGCTCGCGGCCCAGCGCGCCTTGCGCGAGGCCGGCGTGGCGACGCTTGTCATCGTCGCCGGCGTGGAAGGCGGCGGCAAGGGCGAGGCGGTACAGCGTCTGCACAAATGGTTCGATACCCGCGGCGTGCGCACGCACGCCTTCTGGGACGCCACTGACGAGGAACGCGAGCGTCCCCCCGCGTGGCGATTCTGGCAACGTCTGCCGGCGCGCGGCGCCATCGCCGTCATGTTCGGCGGCTGGTACTGGGATCCGCTCTACCGACGCACGCGCAGCGGCGACGGCGACGCCGAGCTCGACCGCGAGGCGGCGCGCATCGTCGAACTCGAGCGCATGCTGAGCCTCGACGGCATGCTGATCGTCAAGTTGTGGTTCCATCTTCCGCGCCAGGATCATGCGCGGCACCTGAAGAAGCGGCGCGAGGTGCAGCGCCACATCGAGGGCGTGGCGGTCGAGGGAGACACGGACAAGGAGTATGACGCCTTCCTGCGCGCCGCCGAGCGCATGATCCGCCATACCGACACCGGCGCCTGCCCGTGGTGGCTGATCGACGCCGAGGACCCCCATTACCGCGATCTGCGCGCGGGCGGCATCCTGCGCGCGCTGATGGAAGCGCGTCTGGCCCGGCCCGCGGCCGCTGCGCCGGCGCCATCGCCCGCGGCCGCGCGCGGCAAACAGGCGACGGTACTCGAGCGCGTCGACCTGACAGCCGGTCTCTCGGACAAGGCCTACAAACACGAGATGAAACATTGCCGCGAACGCCTCGCCCGCCTCGCCTGGCGCGCCTACGATGCCCGTCGTTCCTGCGTGCTGGTGTTCGAGGGCTGGGACGCGGCGGGCAAGGGCGGCGCCATCCAGCGCCTCACCGCCGCCGTCGACCCGCGCCTGTACCAGGTGATCCCGATCGCCGCGCCCACCGACGAGGAGCGTGCCCATCATTACCTGTGGCGATTCTGGCGCCACATCCCGCGCGCCGGCTACATGACCCTGTACGACCGCTCCTGGTACGGCCGTGTGCTGGTCGAGCGGGTGGAAGGCTTTGCCTCCGAGTCGGAATGGGCGCGTGCCTACGAGGAGATCAACAATTTCGAGGAGCATCTGCTCAGGCACGGCATCACGCTGCTGAAGTTCTGGCTGCACATCAGCGCGGAGGAGCAGTTGCGGCGTTTCGAGGAACGCGGCAGACTGCCGTGGAAGCAGCACAAGCTGGGCGAGGAGGACTGGCGCAACCGGGACAAGCGCGCCGCCTATCTCGCGGCGGTCGACGACATGGTGGCGCATACCGGCACCGCCGACGCCCCCTGGCACCTGGTGCCGGCCGAGGACAAACATTACGCGCGGGTCGAGATCCTCAATACCGTATGCGCGCGCCTGGAACAGGCACTGGAATCCTGA
- a CDS encoding glycosyltransferase family 1 protein: MHIADVTMFYAPQSGGVRTYLTAKHRLLTAMPGVRHSILVPGATQDRQDGIHTVAAPQIPFGNGYRFPLRTRPWRERLEQLRPDVIEAGDPYRLPWAALAAGERLGVPVVGFYHSDLPRLIRARFGNIWGGLARHYVKRLYPRFDLTLAPSRVMADYLESLGIPRVAVQPLGVDTALFHPSKRDPGVRRELGLTESTRLLVFAGRGAREKNIPLLLDTLRHLGPRYHLLLIGPGMPTHDLPANVTAYPYYFDGMAVSRWLASADAFIHGGAQETFGLVVLEAMASGLPVIGINAGAVAELVTPGSGILADRASPRSLAEATEYLFMLDVRAIGQLARMRVEAQWSWDSVFRQMLIRYAGLIRSSAPLALTPAHYAS, translated from the coding sequence ATGCATATCGCGGACGTCACCATGTTCTACGCCCCGCAGAGCGGCGGTGTGCGCACGTATCTGACAGCGAAACATCGCCTGCTCACCGCCATGCCGGGCGTACGCCACAGCATCCTGGTACCTGGCGCAACGCAGGACAGGCAGGATGGGATTCATACAGTCGCCGCACCGCAGATCCCGTTCGGTAACGGCTACCGGTTCCCGTTGCGGACCCGACCGTGGCGCGAACGACTGGAACAGCTGCGCCCCGACGTGATCGAGGCCGGCGATCCCTACCGGCTGCCCTGGGCGGCGCTGGCGGCGGGCGAGCGCCTCGGCGTGCCGGTGGTCGGGTTTTATCACTCCGACCTGCCGCGCCTGATCCGTGCACGTTTCGGCAACATCTGGGGCGGACTCGCCCGCCACTATGTGAAACGCCTTTATCCCCGTTTCGATCTCACCCTCGCGCCGAGCCGGGTGATGGCGGACTATCTGGAGTCACTCGGCATACCCCGTGTGGCGGTGCAGCCGCTCGGTGTCGACACCGCGCTGTTTCATCCGTCCAAACGCGATCCCGGTGTGCGCCGCGAACTGGGACTGACGGAGTCGACACGCCTGCTGGTCTTCGCCGGACGCGGCGCGCGCGAGAAGAACATCCCCCTGCTGCTCGACACCCTCAGACACCTGGGACCGCGCTACCACCTGCTGCTGATCGGTCCCGGCATGCCGACGCATGACCTCCCCGCCAACGTCACGGCCTATCCGTATTATTTCGACGGCATGGCGGTATCGCGCTGGCTCGCGAGCGCGGACGCCTTCATCCATGGCGGCGCGCAGGAGACCTTCGGCCTGGTGGTGCTGGAGGCCATGGCGAGCGGTCTGCCGGTGATTGGCATCAACGCCGGCGCGGTCGCGGAGCTGGTCACACCGGGCAGCGGCATACTCGCGGACCGGGCCAGCCCTCGCTCCCTGGCCGAAGCGACTGAGTATCTGTTCATGCTTGACGTGCGGGCGATCGGCCAACTGGCCCGGATGCGCGTCGAGGCACAGTGGAGCTGGGACAGCGTGTTCCGCCAAATGCTCATCCGGTATGCCGGCCTGATCCGCAGCAGTGCGCCGCTGGCACTGACCCCCGCACACTATGCCTCTTGA